A genomic stretch from Patagioenas fasciata isolate bPatFas1 chromosome 10, bPatFas1.hap1, whole genome shotgun sequence includes:
- the TMCC1 gene encoding transmembrane and coiled-coil domains protein 1 isoform X5, which translates to MVQRFSLRRQLSKIERLEVSSLAQTSSAVASSTDGSINADSVDGTPDPQRTKVAITHLQQKILKLTEQIKIEQTARDDNVAEYLKLANNADKQQSARIKQVFEKKNQKSAQTILQLQKKLEHYHRKLREIEQNGIPRQPKDVFRDMHQGLKDVGAKVTGFSEGVVDSVKGGLSSFSQATHSAAGAVVSKPREIASLIRNKFGSADNIANLKDSLEEGQEDGTGGKALGVIQNFQSSPKYGSEEDCSSATSGSVGANSTTGGPVGASSSKTNTLDMQSSGFDAILHEIQEIRETQARLEESFEDLKVRYQRDYSLIMQTLQEERYRCERLEEQLNDLTELHQNEILNLKQELASMEEKIAYQSYERARDIQEALEACQTRISKMELQQQQQQVVQLEGLENATARNLLGKLINILLAVMAVLLVFVSTVANCVVPLMKTRNRTFSTLFIVVFIAFLWKHWDAITGYLERFLSPPR; encoded by the exons ATCGAGCGGCTGGAAGTCAGCAGCCTAGCGCAGACCTCCAGCGCGGTGGCCTCCAGCACTGATGGCAGCATCAACGCAGACTCTGTGGATGGGACCCCGGACCCGCAGCGCACTAAAGTGGCCATCACGCACCTGCAGCAGAAGATACTGAAGCTGACCGAGCAGATCAAAATCGAACAAACAGCCCGAGATGACAACGTGGCAGAGTACCTGAAACTGGCCAACAACGCAGACAAGCAGCAGAGCGCCCGCATTAAACAGGTGTTtgagaagaaaaatcaaaagtCAGCACAGACCATCTTGCAGCTGCAGAAGAAACTAGAACACTACCATCGAAAGCTGCGGGAGATTGAACAGAATGGGATCCCTCGGCAGCCGAAGGATGTCTTCAGGGATATGCATCAGGGCTTGAAAGATGTTGGAGCAAAAGTCACTGGCTTCAGTGAGGGAGTAGTAGACAGCGTGAAAGGTGGGCTCTCCAGTTTCTCCCAGGCCACGCATTCGGCAGCAGGAGCTGTGGTTTCCAAACCCCGGGAGATTGCCTCCCTCATAAGGAACAAGTTTGGGAGTGCAGACAACATTGCTAATCTGAAAGACTCCTTAGAAGAAGGCCAAGAAGATGGGACAGGAGGCAAGGCTCTAGGTGTCATTCAGAACTTTCAGTCAAGCCCAAAATATGGCAGTGAAGAGGATTGCTCCAGTGccacatcaggctccgtgggggCTAACAGCACGACAGGGGGCCCTGTGGGAGCTTCCAGCTCCAAAACAAACACTCTGGATATGCAGAGCTCAGGGTTTGATGCAATACTGCATGAGATTCAAGAAATTCGAGAGACACAGGCAAGACTGGAAGAATCGTTTGAGGATCTTAAGGTTCGCTATCAGAGGGATTACTCACTGATAATGCAGACTCTGCAGGAGGAGCGGTACAG ATGCGAACGACTGGAAGAGCAGCTCAATGACCTGACTGAGCTGCACCAGAACGAGATCCTCAACCTGAAGCAGGAGCTGGCCAGCATGGAGGAGAAGATCGCCTACCAGTCCTACGAGCGCGCACGGGACATCcag GAGGCCCTGGAAGCCTGCCAGACGCGCATCTCCaagatggagctgcagcagcagcagcagcaggtggtgcagctggaggggcTGGAGAACGCCACGGCCCGGAACCTGCTGGGGAAGCTCATCAACATCCTCCTGGCCGTCATGGCCGTGCTCCTCGTCTTCGTCTCCACCGTGGCCAACTGCGTCGTGCCCCTCATGAAGACTCGCAATAGGACGTTCAGCACTTTATTTATCGTGGTTTTCATTGCCTTTTTGTGGAAGCACTGGGACGCCATCACCGGCTACTTGGAACGGTTCTTGTCTCCCCCCAGATGA
- the TMCC1 gene encoding transmembrane and coiled-coil domains protein 1 isoform X4: MRGERALLPGRAQEPRIERLEVSSLAQTSSAVASSTDGSINADSVDGTPDPQRTKVAITHLQQKILKLTEQIKIEQTARDDNVAEYLKLANNADKQQSARIKQVFEKKNQKSAQTILQLQKKLEHYHRKLREIEQNGIPRQPKDVFRDMHQGLKDVGAKVTGFSEGVVDSVKGGLSSFSQATHSAAGAVVSKPREIASLIRNKFGSADNIANLKDSLEEGQEDGTGGKALGVIQNFQSSPKYGSEEDCSSATSGSVGANSTTGGPVGASSSKTNTLDMQSSGFDAILHEIQEIRETQARLEESFEDLKVRYQRDYSLIMQTLQEERYRCERLEEQLNDLTELHQNEILNLKQELASMEEKIAYQSYERARDIQEALEACQTRISKMELQQQQQQVVQLEGLENATARNLLGKLINILLAVMAVLLVFVSTVANCVVPLMKTRNRTFSTLFIVVFIAFLWKHWDAITGYLERFLSPPR; the protein is encoded by the exons ATGCGCGGGGAGCGCGCGCTGCTGCCGGGCCGGGCCCAGGAGCCGCGG ATCGAGCGGCTGGAAGTCAGCAGCCTAGCGCAGACCTCCAGCGCGGTGGCCTCCAGCACTGATGGCAGCATCAACGCAGACTCTGTGGATGGGACCCCGGACCCGCAGCGCACTAAAGTGGCCATCACGCACCTGCAGCAGAAGATACTGAAGCTGACCGAGCAGATCAAAATCGAACAAACAGCCCGAGATGACAACGTGGCAGAGTACCTGAAACTGGCCAACAACGCAGACAAGCAGCAGAGCGCCCGCATTAAACAGGTGTTtgagaagaaaaatcaaaagtCAGCACAGACCATCTTGCAGCTGCAGAAGAAACTAGAACACTACCATCGAAAGCTGCGGGAGATTGAACAGAATGGGATCCCTCGGCAGCCGAAGGATGTCTTCAGGGATATGCATCAGGGCTTGAAAGATGTTGGAGCAAAAGTCACTGGCTTCAGTGAGGGAGTAGTAGACAGCGTGAAAGGTGGGCTCTCCAGTTTCTCCCAGGCCACGCATTCGGCAGCAGGAGCTGTGGTTTCCAAACCCCGGGAGATTGCCTCCCTCATAAGGAACAAGTTTGGGAGTGCAGACAACATTGCTAATCTGAAAGACTCCTTAGAAGAAGGCCAAGAAGATGGGACAGGAGGCAAGGCTCTAGGTGTCATTCAGAACTTTCAGTCAAGCCCAAAATATGGCAGTGAAGAGGATTGCTCCAGTGccacatcaggctccgtgggggCTAACAGCACGACAGGGGGCCCTGTGGGAGCTTCCAGCTCCAAAACAAACACTCTGGATATGCAGAGCTCAGGGTTTGATGCAATACTGCATGAGATTCAAGAAATTCGAGAGACACAGGCAAGACTGGAAGAATCGTTTGAGGATCTTAAGGTTCGCTATCAGAGGGATTACTCACTGATAATGCAGACTCTGCAGGAGGAGCGGTACAG ATGCGAACGACTGGAAGAGCAGCTCAATGACCTGACTGAGCTGCACCAGAACGAGATCCTCAACCTGAAGCAGGAGCTGGCCAGCATGGAGGAGAAGATCGCCTACCAGTCCTACGAGCGCGCACGGGACATCcag GAGGCCCTGGAAGCCTGCCAGACGCGCATCTCCaagatggagctgcagcagcagcagcagcaggtggtgcagctggaggggcTGGAGAACGCCACGGCCCGGAACCTGCTGGGGAAGCTCATCAACATCCTCCTGGCCGTCATGGCCGTGCTCCTCGTCTTCGTCTCCACCGTGGCCAACTGCGTCGTGCCCCTCATGAAGACTCGCAATAGGACGTTCAGCACTTTATTTATCGTGGTTTTCATTGCCTTTTTGTGGAAGCACTGGGACGCCATCACCGGCTACTTGGAACGGTTCTTGTCTCCCCCCAGATGA
- the TMCC1 gene encoding transmembrane and coiled-coil domains protein 1 isoform X6 yields the protein MEIERLEVSSLAQTSSAVASSTDGSINADSVDGTPDPQRTKVAITHLQQKILKLTEQIKIEQTARDDNVAEYLKLANNADKQQSARIKQVFEKKNQKSAQTILQLQKKLEHYHRKLREIEQNGIPRQPKDVFRDMHQGLKDVGAKVTGFSEGVVDSVKGGLSSFSQATHSAAGAVVSKPREIASLIRNKFGSADNIANLKDSLEEGQEDGTGGKALGVIQNFQSSPKYGSEEDCSSATSGSVGANSTTGGPVGASSSKTNTLDMQSSGFDAILHEIQEIRETQARLEESFEDLKVRYQRDYSLIMQTLQEERYRCERLEEQLNDLTELHQNEILNLKQELASMEEKIAYQSYERARDIQEALEACQTRISKMELQQQQQQVVQLEGLENATARNLLGKLINILLAVMAVLLVFVSTVANCVVPLMKTRNRTFSTLFIVVFIAFLWKHWDAITGYLERFLSPPR from the exons ATCGAGCGGCTGGAAGTCAGCAGCCTAGCGCAGACCTCCAGCGCGGTGGCCTCCAGCACTGATGGCAGCATCAACGCAGACTCTGTGGATGGGACCCCGGACCCGCAGCGCACTAAAGTGGCCATCACGCACCTGCAGCAGAAGATACTGAAGCTGACCGAGCAGATCAAAATCGAACAAACAGCCCGAGATGACAACGTGGCAGAGTACCTGAAACTGGCCAACAACGCAGACAAGCAGCAGAGCGCCCGCATTAAACAGGTGTTtgagaagaaaaatcaaaagtCAGCACAGACCATCTTGCAGCTGCAGAAGAAACTAGAACACTACCATCGAAAGCTGCGGGAGATTGAACAGAATGGGATCCCTCGGCAGCCGAAGGATGTCTTCAGGGATATGCATCAGGGCTTGAAAGATGTTGGAGCAAAAGTCACTGGCTTCAGTGAGGGAGTAGTAGACAGCGTGAAAGGTGGGCTCTCCAGTTTCTCCCAGGCCACGCATTCGGCAGCAGGAGCTGTGGTTTCCAAACCCCGGGAGATTGCCTCCCTCATAAGGAACAAGTTTGGGAGTGCAGACAACATTGCTAATCTGAAAGACTCCTTAGAAGAAGGCCAAGAAGATGGGACAGGAGGCAAGGCTCTAGGTGTCATTCAGAACTTTCAGTCAAGCCCAAAATATGGCAGTGAAGAGGATTGCTCCAGTGccacatcaggctccgtgggggCTAACAGCACGACAGGGGGCCCTGTGGGAGCTTCCAGCTCCAAAACAAACACTCTGGATATGCAGAGCTCAGGGTTTGATGCAATACTGCATGAGATTCAAGAAATTCGAGAGACACAGGCAAGACTGGAAGAATCGTTTGAGGATCTTAAGGTTCGCTATCAGAGGGATTACTCACTGATAATGCAGACTCTGCAGGAGGAGCGGTACAG ATGCGAACGACTGGAAGAGCAGCTCAATGACCTGACTGAGCTGCACCAGAACGAGATCCTCAACCTGAAGCAGGAGCTGGCCAGCATGGAGGAGAAGATCGCCTACCAGTCCTACGAGCGCGCACGGGACATCcag GAGGCCCTGGAAGCCTGCCAGACGCGCATCTCCaagatggagctgcagcagcagcagcagcaggtggtgcagctggaggggcTGGAGAACGCCACGGCCCGGAACCTGCTGGGGAAGCTCATCAACATCCTCCTGGCCGTCATGGCCGTGCTCCTCGTCTTCGTCTCCACCGTGGCCAACTGCGTCGTGCCCCTCATGAAGACTCGCAATAGGACGTTCAGCACTTTATTTATCGTGGTTTTCATTGCCTTTTTGTGGAAGCACTGGGACGCCATCACCGGCTACTTGGAACGGTTCTTGTCTCCCCCCAGATGA